A portion of the Candidatus Zixiibacteriota bacterium genome contains these proteins:
- a CDS encoding PilN domain-containing protein, giving the protein MIEINLLPKDLRKGKGVFTLKKNTAYLLGGVGIILVLLIFISILQGVRLQSLNHKIAEGQRRKEELKESIRLVDALGELKTKILQRLSAIEALDRDRSTWVDIMEDLSSRVPDYLWLSAFKEIPRVIPAAVPNVQNPEAEMADTLKKTQSQALPPPVLGRKVTIEGYTFSLNSLATFMINLMRSSYFKNIELSYVKLTELEKQKAYSFQLTSDLFYTSQLPSKKELVSTTQTEISSP; this is encoded by the coding sequence ATGATAGAGATAAATCTACTACCCAAAGACTTAAGGAAAGGTAAAGGAGTATTCACCCTTAAGAAAAACACCGCCTATCTTTTAGGTGGAGTCGGAATTATACTGGTTCTTCTGATCTTTATCAGTATCTTACAGGGTGTCAGGCTCCAGAGTCTAAATCATAAGATAGCAGAAGGACAGCGAAGAAAAGAAGAATTAAAGGAGAGCATCAGGCTGGTCGATGCTTTAGGAGAGCTTAAAACTAAGATTTTACAGCGTCTTTCCGCTATTGAAGCCCTGGATAGAGATCGCTCCACCTGGGTGGACATTATGGAGGATTTAAGCTCCAGAGTGCCTGATTACCTCTGGCTCTCTGCTTTCAAGGAAATCCCACGAGTTATACCTGCAGCTGTTCCGAATGTTCAGAACCCTGAAGCGGAAATGGCTGATACGCTCAAGAAAACCCAGTCTCAAGCACTTCCTCCTCCTGTGTTAGGCCGAAAAGTTACTATTGAAGGGTATACTTTTTCTCTTAACAGCCTGGCTACTTTTATGATAAACTTGATGCGCTCAAGTTACTTTAAAAACATAGAGCTGAGTTATGTTAAGTTGACTGAGTTGGAAAAGCAGAAAGCTTATAGCTTTCAGCTGACCAGCGACCTTTTTTATACCAGCCAGCTTCCTTCTAAGAAAGAGCTGGTATCTACTACCCAGACTGAAATATCTTCCCCTTAA
- a CDS encoding GspH/FimT family pseudopilin: MLAQKRQKGFSLIEMMIVVVLVGVMSALAVGKFDKFFRQQRLKSAGRDLRSDLRLARSYAVSRRAQYGIYFDQNARQYVLFKDVVNPSNYTYDVGDSVVKTISLSSIFSLNNCTFPNTAVVYLSTGSGSSSGTVDIYNAELAKYVRIDILASTGRVRLTQS, encoded by the coding sequence ATGCTTGCTCAAAAAAGACAAAAGGGATTCAGCTTGATTGAGATGATGATCGTGGTGGTGCTTGTGGGTGTCATGTCTGCTCTGGCAGTTGGCAAGTTCGACAAGTTTTTCCGACAGCAGAGGCTGAAATCCGCCGGCAGAGACCTTCGCTCTGATTTACGTTTAGCCCGCTCATATGCGGTATCACGTAGAGCCCAATACGGGATTTACTTTGACCAGAACGCCAGGCAGTATGTCCTGTTTAAGGACGTGGTAAATCCTTCTAATTATACTTATGATGTCGGGGACTCGGTCGTGAAAACCATATCCTTATCCAGTATTTTTTCTCTCAACAACTGCACCTTCCCCAACACGGCAGTGGTCTACCTTTCGACTGGCTCTGGTTCCTCCTCTGGCACAGTGGACATTTATAATGCGGAGCTTGCCAAATATGTAAGAATAGACATTCTGGCAAGCACTGGAAGAGTCAGGCTAACTCAGAGCTAA
- a CDS encoding pilus assembly protein PilM, which produces MALGKKGRTVAGLDIGASSIKLVKFEEKGGVYILKALGIKEISPDAIVDEEIKDRDALIYVIQSLIDQCDPRIKDVALAVAGHGVLNDKITMDKKTGNEAEQAILFEAEQRSPFDVDDVSLDYHVIKVNEETSKMDVLLVAARKDFLKSYLDLILDAGLRPVLVDTEALALLNAYEINYEINPEKVTALVNIGFDTTNLTFIKDGVYHSARDISSGARMLYESIMKEFRLNPELALKTLKGEMGSSIDQDMLRATVVTSSEELISGLEVAISYFKSSAKVSNVDWIVLSGGGALIPFLPEFIQSKLNITVEIINPLRNIEYDPDIFRQAQPEKIAPLLTIAVGLAARKVK; this is translated from the coding sequence ATGGCTTTAGGGAAAAAGGGAAGAACGGTAGCCGGTCTGGATATAGGTGCCAGCTCTATTAAATTAGTCAAGTTCGAGGAAAAAGGCGGAGTTTATATCCTGAAAGCTCTGGGGATCAAGGAGATTTCACCGGATGCGATTGTGGACGAGGAGATCAAAGACCGGGATGCATTGATTTACGTAATTCAATCGCTGATCGACCAGTGCGACCCCCGAATAAAAGATGTGGCTTTAGCGGTGGCAGGACATGGAGTGCTGAACGACAAGATTACCATGGATAAGAAGACCGGGAACGAAGCTGAACAGGCCATCCTGTTCGAGGCTGAGCAGAGAAGTCCTTTTGATGTGGATGATGTCAGCCTGGATTATCACGTCATCAAGGTGAACGAGGAAACCAGTAAGATGGACGTCCTGTTGGTTGCCGCGCGCAAAGACTTTTTAAAATCTTATCTGGATTTAATCCTGGATGCCGGTCTCAGGCCGGTATTAGTCGATACTGAGGCTTTGGCACTTTTGAACGCTTATGAAATAAACTACGAGATAAACCCGGAAAAAGTGACTGCTCTGGTTAATATCGGATTTGACACCACTAATCTGACTTTTATTAAAGACGGGGTATATCATTCAGCCAGGGACATTTCCTCTGGAGCCCGTATGCTGTATGAGTCTATAATGAAGGAATTCCGGCTTAACCCGGAGTTAGCCCTTAAGACTCTGAAAGGGGAAATGGGTTCTTCAATCGATCAGGACATGCTGAGAGCTACGGTGGTAACGTCATCTGAGGAACTGATCTCCGGACTGGAGGTAGCGATCTCTTATTTCAAATCTTCAGCTAAGGTTTCTAATGTGGACTGGATTGTGTTGTCCGGCGGAGGAGCCCTGATTCCCTTCCTGCCAGAATTCATCCAGTCGAAGTTAAATATCACGGTTGAGATAATTAATCCTTTAAGAAATATAGAATATGACCCGGACATCTTCCGGCAAGCCCAGCCAGAGAAGATAGCTCCACTCCTGACCATTGCGGTCGGACTGGCAGCAAGGAAGGTAAAGTAA
- a CDS encoding dockerin type I repeat-containing protein, translating to MILLFNLVLAGLPEKPAPLKGEKENKAASGFKPEEKSGGLKTSATEKTSGINPDATKSEKGSAQEKNLTPASFKLVTDVIDGFGGQKSNSGCDRYVFAGGQSSAIGPGTSTNFKLYAGFVHSTMVKCGDANADGSLTVSDVVYLVNYLFKGGPVAKPYEAGEANCDGKVTVSDVVYLVNYLFKGGPVPIC from the coding sequence TTGATTCTCCTTTTCAATTTAGTTTTAGCAGGTCTGCCAGAAAAACCTGCTCCTTTGAAAGGGGAAAAGGAGAATAAGGCAGCCTCAGGCTTTAAGCCTGAAGAAAAAAGTGGAGGTCTGAAGACCTCCGCTACAGAAAAAACGTCCGGGATAAACCCTGACGCTACGAAATCGGAAAAGGGTTCGGCTCAGGAGAAAAATCTTACTCCCGCAAGTTTCAAACTGGTGACGGATGTGATAGATGGTTTCGGTGGACAAAAGTCTAACAGCGGATGCGATAGGTATGTCTTTGCCGGTGGACAGTCTTCCGCCATTGGTCCTGGCACCAGCACCAATTTCAAACTTTATGCTGGTTTCGTTCATTCAACTATGGTAAAATGCGGAGACGCCAATGCGGATGGCTCCCTTACAGTTTCAGACGTGGTTTACCTGGTAAATTATCTTTTCAAAGGAGGACCTGTAGCTAAACCGTATGAGGCAGGGGAAGCCAACTGCGACGGCAAAGTAACGGTTTCAGATGTGGTTTATCTGGTCAATTATCTGTTTAAAGGCGGACCTGTGCCGATCTGTTAA
- a CDS encoding type 4a pilus biogenesis protein PilO yields MDLKDPKNQKMFLAALVVFLVIYFWYARIYSVNIKKINGKQVEYEMLLTNLKNVEMKAKSFQNLKDEYEGLLDRYKQVELLLPEEKQVPLFLTQLQSASQNSEARIGQIMPQGIKPVSFYNAATFGMDLKGTYEDMGTFFASVANFPFLTNVTEVDFSGLPKDEVKKEKKTVAITCKLTTYFIKEEEKLQKVEFPK; encoded by the coding sequence ATGGATTTAAAAGATCCGAAAAACCAAAAGATGTTTTTGGCTGCCCTGGTTGTCTTCCTGGTGATCTATTTCTGGTATGCCCGGATTTATTCGGTGAATATCAAGAAAATAAATGGGAAACAGGTAGAGTATGAAATGCTTCTGACCAATCTGAAAAACGTGGAGATGAAAGCCAAAAGTTTCCAGAACCTTAAAGATGAATATGAGGGTCTGCTTGACAGGTATAAACAGGTAGAGCTTTTATTGCCGGAGGAGAAACAGGTACCTTTATTCTTAACCCAGTTACAGTCTGCTTCTCAGAACTCCGAAGCAAGAATAGGTCAGATAATGCCCCAGGGAATAAAACCGGTAAGTTTCTACAATGCGGCCACTTTCGGAATGGATTTAAAAGGAACTTATGAAGATATGGGCACTTTTTTTGCCAGCGTGGCTAACTTTCCTTTCTTGACCAATGTCACGGAAGTAGATTTTTCCGGGCTGCCTAAAGACGAGGTGAAAAAAGAAAAGAAAACTGTGGCAATCACCTGTAAACTGACCACCTATTTTATTAAAGAAGAGGAGAAACTTCAAAAGGTGGAATTTCCCAAATAG
- a CDS encoding AMIN domain-containing protein: MKTNKLYSGIILFIFLSLIPIVLLRAETNVQNISLQREGGYTNVTIYADAPIQFNHFIEEKKEGKPYRVVIDCLNAVNSLPQKNFQDLPQGIISSIRTSQYQTTPDKVCRIVLDLKNSVVYKVVKGTEDKAVTLAFSTPQEPTFQTWSAAQRKSLTGDVELAEATGTQTASEKFQMGQKEVSQSKKPEADPSLDKSKKEDKIVLAAKEAKPAQKTEVKPSEKAKTQEKPSPQIQKETKPTVPAEKPKAPESEKTKEVQADTLKQVKSDTLKKEAQPKIPGKVMEETPKRELLVFHSGQRKDPFTPLTEKKNFELGTVPLPSIEELKLVGILEDNSGFKALLENDLGYGYILQAGDRIRNGSVVSVDKERVIFQIQEYGYAKNIALELYTPNQEER; the protein is encoded by the coding sequence ATGAAAACCAATAAACTATATTCAGGAATTATCCTCTTTATATTCTTATCCTTGATTCCCATTGTACTGCTCCGGGCAGAGACCAACGTCCAGAACATTTCTTTGCAAAGGGAAGGGGGATATACTAATGTGACCATCTACGCAGACGCTCCCATTCAGTTTAATCATTTCATCGAGGAGAAAAAAGAAGGGAAACCGTATCGCGTGGTAATCGACTGCTTGAACGCAGTCAATTCGTTGCCCCAAAAAAACTTTCAGGATCTGCCCCAGGGAATTATAAGCTCCATCCGCACCAGTCAGTACCAGACCACCCCGGACAAGGTCTGCCGGATAGTGCTGGATCTTAAAAACTCAGTAGTCTATAAAGTAGTAAAAGGGACAGAGGATAAAGCTGTTACCTTAGCCTTTTCGACCCCACAAGAGCCGACTTTCCAGACCTGGAGCGCAGCTCAGAGGAAATCTCTCACAGGAGATGTTGAATTAGCGGAAGCCACTGGGACTCAAACTGCATCCGAGAAGTTCCAAATGGGTCAAAAGGAAGTTTCTCAGAGCAAGAAACCAGAAGCCGATCCATCTTTAGACAAATCGAAGAAAGAAGATAAGATTGTTTTAGCAGCCAAGGAAGCAAAGCCGGCTCAAAAAACGGAAGTCAAACCTTCTGAAAAAGCTAAAACTCAGGAGAAACCTTCTCCTCAGATTCAGAAGGAGACAAAACCGACTGTTCCAGCAGAAAAACCAAAAGCTCCTGAATCAGAAAAGACCAAAGAAGTGCAGGCTGACACTCTGAAGCAGGTGAAATCTGATACTCTTAAAAAAGAGGCTCAGCCGAAAATCCCGGGCAAAGTGATGGAGGAGACTCCAAAAAGAGAACTGCTGGTTTTCCACAGCGGACAGCGGAAAGACCCTTTTACTCCTCTAACTGAGAAAAAGAACTTCGAATTAGGGACCGTGCCATTACCCAGCATCGAGGAGCTTAAACTGGTGGGTATCCTGGAAGATAATAGCGGTTTCAAGGCCCTGCTGGAAAACGACCTAGGATACGGGTATATACTCCAGGCTGGAGACAGGATAAGGAACGGCTCTGTGGTATCTGTGGACAAAGAGAGGGTTATCTTTCAAATTCAGGAATACGGATATGCTAAAAACATAGCTTTAGAACTTTACACACCCAATCAAGAAGAGAGGTAG
- a CDS encoding pilus assembly PilX N-terminal domain-containing protein codes for MRTYNNIVKRAGSIRLVIEEKGSALLLALIIMVMLTFIFIAALTTSITDMDISKNMKERTSSFYLSEAGLELGMKILKNNPNMLNNDSLKTIINANPNLGSGSFSVDVTGTLPYKTLTSSGSSKEGSSQVQVIVKRKRNPYNIWNNIVFAGVGQSGRSINGNVSFHGPVDILGEGETFTDTNGNGKWDPADTYTDLNGDGVWNPGEPLLTDTDMDGVWDPAEPYTDSNGNGIYDASLTVVDLAYDLGGVARVYNNYSGINSALSSRIPALDTTTYNGEVVNTLDAEFRVKHGQVSVSGSATVGTPNVSGNSVKETMDGCYVNDGYTGNKGASQVYSDNGSNQGYDLDNSLKFPNLSDPYTDPHTGYSYTSYQNYLQSNALVISGDLNLQPGFSYPAQSNSYGSVYLDNAGNLQVSGIVYVTGDININSGSGGLKSTPILYDGQGTLVSANNINLSTHVLSNGMFPADDVLGFIAAKDLNIGTGTGDSHLNLMGAFFAQDKITNAKQNQIAGAMVSNYFSMTNVPDLFHVPSLVDHLPPGMPGSGTAYAYTYQIVANSWREL; via the coding sequence ATGAGAACATACAATAATATAGTAAAAAGGGCAGGAAGTATTAGATTGGTGATTGAGGAAAAAGGCTCCGCTTTGCTTTTGGCACTTATAATAATGGTTATGCTGACCTTTATCTTCATCGCCGCTTTGACCACCTCCATCACGGATATGGACATCTCAAAGAATATGAAAGAGAGGACTTCATCTTTCTATCTGTCTGAAGCCGGGCTGGAATTGGGAATGAAAATCTTAAAAAACAACCCTAATATGCTGAATAACGATTCCTTGAAGACTATTATAAATGCCAATCCCAATCTGGGAAGCGGAAGCTTCAGTGTGGACGTTACCGGTACACTTCCTTATAAGACTTTGACCTCTTCAGGAAGCTCAAAGGAAGGTTCATCCCAGGTTCAGGTAATAGTAAAGAGAAAAAGAAATCCCTATAATATCTGGAATAATATTGTTTTTGCAGGAGTGGGTCAATCAGGACGCAGCATAAACGGGAACGTATCATTTCACGGTCCGGTTGACATATTAGGAGAGGGTGAGACCTTCACTGATACCAACGGCAATGGCAAGTGGGATCCGGCTGATACCTATACGGATTTGAATGGGGATGGGGTATGGAACCCCGGGGAACCGCTCTTGACAGATACGGACATGGACGGAGTGTGGGATCCGGCTGAGCCTTATACAGACTCTAATGGAAACGGGATTTATGATGCATCTCTTACCGTCGTAGACCTTGCCTATGACCTGGGCGGTGTCGCCCGCGTTTATAATAACTACAGTGGAATCAACTCGGCGTTGTCGAGCCGCATACCTGCCTTAGACACTACCACTTATAATGGCGAGGTAGTCAATACCCTGGATGCGGAATTCAGAGTAAAACACGGCCAGGTAAGTGTATCTGGATCTGCTACGGTTGGGACACCTAATGTATCGGGTAATTCGGTAAAAGAAACTATGGACGGATGTTACGTAAATGATGGATATACCGGGAATAAGGGAGCCAGTCAGGTGTATTCTGATAACGGCAGCAATCAGGGCTACGATTTAGACAATAGCTTAAAATTCCCTAACCTCAGTGATCCCTATACTGATCCCCATACCGGATATAGCTATACCTCTTATCAGAATTATTTGCAGAGCAATGCCCTGGTGATCTCCGGGGATTTAAATCTACAGCCGGGATTTTCATATCCGGCCCAGTCTAATTCCTACGGAAGCGTTTATCTGGACAACGCTGGCAATTTGCAGGTCAGCGGAATAGTATATGTTACCGGAGACATAAACATAAACTCTGGAAGCGGGGGGCTAAAGAGCACTCCCATCCTTTACGATGGACAGGGAACCCTGGTCTCGGCTAACAACATCAACCTCAGCACTCATGTTCTATCCAATGGGATGTTCCCGGCGGATGATGTTCTGGGGTTTATCGCGGCAAAAGACCTGAATATCGGAACCGGCACGGGTGATTCGCATCTTAATCTTATGGGAGCATTTTTTGCCCAGGATAAAATCACCAATGCTAAACAAAATCAAATTGCAGGAGCAATGGTCTCAAACTATTTTTCTATGACAAATGTTCCGGACCTGTTTCACGTGCCCTCTTTAGTTGACCATCTGCCCCCGGGCATGCCTGGCTCGGGGACTGCTTATGCTTATACTTATCAGATCGTTGCTAATAGCTGGAGAGAATTGTAA